From one Camarhynchus parvulus chromosome 25, STF_HiC, whole genome shotgun sequence genomic stretch:
- the CRABP2 gene encoding cellular retinoic acid-binding protein 2, translating to MPNFSGNWKMKSSENFEELLKALGVNVMLRKIAVAAAAKPAVEIRQDGDGESFYIRTSTPVRTTEIRFRVGEEFEEQTVDGRPCKSLARWEDEGKNKMVCEQRLLKGDGPRTGWSREMSNDGELILTMTADDVVCTRVYIRE from the exons ATGCCCAACTTCTCCGGCAACTGGAAGATGAAGAGCTCGGAGAATTTCGAGGAGCTGCTCAAGGCGTTGG GCGTGAACGTGATGCTGAGGAAGATCGCGGTGGCAGCGGCGGCCAAGCCGGCGGTGGAGATCCGGCAGGACGGGGACGGGGAGAGTTTCTACATCCGCACCTCGACCCCCGTGCGCACCACCGAGATCCGGTTCAGGGTGGGCGAGGAGTTCGAGGAGCAGACGGTGGATGGGCGGCCCTGCAAG AGCCTGGCCAGGTGGGAGGACGAGGGCAAGAACAAGATGGTGTGTGAGCAGCGCCTGCTCAAGGGAGACGGGCCCAGGACGGGCTGGTCCCGGGAGATGAGCAACGACGGGGAGCTCATCCTG acCATGACGGCCGATGACGTTGTGTGCACCAGGGTGTACATTCGGGAGTGA
- the LOC115913452 gene encoding dnaJ homolog subfamily A member 1-like isoform X2: MVKETGYYDLLGVRPGASLDEIKRAYRRLALRYHPDKNPSEGERFKQISQAYEVLSDAHKRALYDRGGKRAMKEGGLGGRGGGGGFGSPMDIFDLFFGGGVRMRGRADRRGKTVVHQLSVSLEDLYNGSTRKLSLQKNIICRKCGGCGVREGAQRRCPKCHGSGMEVRIHQLGPSMIQQIQTVCSQCQGQGEWIRPRDCCLTCNGRKVVREKKILSVHLDKGDVIRPGDLKCIPNEGMPVYRSPFQKGKLIVQFEVKFPEPGWLPTDRLRQLQGFFPPQEEVMATEDTEEVELSDYTARGGPGRRPYTGEAYHEDDFEDGMRQHVQCQTS; encoded by the exons ATGGTGAAGGAGACGGGTTACTACGACCTGCTGGGCGTGCGGCCGGGCGCCAGCCTGGACGAGATCAAGCGGGCGTACCGGCGCCTGGCGCTGCGCTACCACCCCGACAAGAACCCCAGCGAGGGCGAGCGG ttCAAGCAGATCTCCCAGGCCTACGAGGTGCTGTCGGATGCCCACAAACGGGCGCTCTACGACCGCGGCGGCAAGCGCGCCATGAAGGAGGGAGGCCTGGGGGGCcgcgggggaggcggcggctTCGGCTCCCCCATGGACATCTTCGACCTGTTCTTTGGAGGGGGAGTGAGGATGCGAGGCCGGGCAGACAGGAGAG GGAAGACGGTGGTGCACCAGCTCTCGGTGTCGCTGGAGGATCTGTACAACGGCTCCACAcggaagctgtccctgcagaaaaACATCATCTGCCGCAAGTGTGGAG gctgcgGGGTGCGGGAGGGCGCCCAGAGGAGATGCCCCAAGTGCCACGGCTCGGGCATGGAGGTTCGCATCCACCAGCTGGGGCCCAGCATGATCCAGCAGATCCAGACCgtgtgctcccagtgccagggccagggcGAGTGGATCCGGCCCCGCGACTGCTGCCTCACCTGCAACGGCCGCAAGGTGGTGCGGGAGAAGAAAATCCTCAGCGTGCACCTGGATAAAG GTGACGTGATCCGCCCCGGGGACCTGAAGTGCATCCCCAACGAGGGGATGCCCGTGTACAGGAGCCCCTTTCAGAAAGGAAAGCTCATCGTGCAGTTCGAG GTGAAGTTCCCCGAGCCGGGCTGGCTGCCCACGGATCGCCTGCGGCAGCTGCAGGGCTTCTTCCCGCCGCAGGAGGAGGTGATGGCCACGGAGGACACGGAGGAGGTGGAGCTCAGCGATTACACGGCTcgcggcgggccgggccggcggccCTACACGGGGGAAGCTTATCACGAGGATGATTTTGAGGACGGCATGCGGCAGCACGTGCAGTGCCAGACCTCCTAG
- the LOC115913452 gene encoding dnaJ homolog subfamily A member 1-like isoform X1 gives MVKETGYYDLLGVRPGASLDEIKRAYRRLALRYHPDKNPSEGERFKQISQAYEVLSDAHKRALYDRGGKRAMKEGGLGGRGGGGGFGSPMDIFDLFFGGGVRMRGRADRRGKTVVHQLSVSLEDLYNGSTRKLSLQKNIICRKCGGCGVREGAQRRCPKCHGSGMEVRIHQLGPSMIQQIQTVCSQCQGQGEWIRPRDCCLTCNGRKVVREKKILSVHLDKGMKDGQKITFHEEGDQVPGLEPGDIIIVLDQKEHPVFRRSGDDLIVRREISLADALCGCRQVIHTLDNRTLLVSSPPGDVIRPGDLKCIPNEGMPVYRSPFQKGKLIVQFEVKFPEPGWLPTDRLRQLQGFFPPQEEVMATEDTEEVELSDYTARGGPGRRPYTGEAYHEDDFEDGMRQHVQCQTS, from the exons ATGGTGAAGGAGACGGGTTACTACGACCTGCTGGGCGTGCGGCCGGGCGCCAGCCTGGACGAGATCAAGCGGGCGTACCGGCGCCTGGCGCTGCGCTACCACCCCGACAAGAACCCCAGCGAGGGCGAGCGG ttCAAGCAGATCTCCCAGGCCTACGAGGTGCTGTCGGATGCCCACAAACGGGCGCTCTACGACCGCGGCGGCAAGCGCGCCATGAAGGAGGGAGGCCTGGGGGGCcgcgggggaggcggcggctTCGGCTCCCCCATGGACATCTTCGACCTGTTCTTTGGAGGGGGAGTGAGGATGCGAGGCCGGGCAGACAGGAGAG GGAAGACGGTGGTGCACCAGCTCTCGGTGTCGCTGGAGGATCTGTACAACGGCTCCACAcggaagctgtccctgcagaaaaACATCATCTGCCGCAAGTGTGGAG gctgcgGGGTGCGGGAGGGCGCCCAGAGGAGATGCCCCAAGTGCCACGGCTCGGGCATGGAGGTTCGCATCCACCAGCTGGGGCCCAGCATGATCCAGCAGATCCAGACCgtgtgctcccagtgccagggccagggcGAGTGGATCCGGCCCCGCGACTGCTGCCTCACCTGCAACGGCCGCAAGGTGGTGCGGGAGAAGAAAATCCTCAGCGTGCACCTGGATAAAG GCATGAAGGACGGGCAGAAAATCACCTTCCACGAGGAAGGGGACCAGGTGCCCGGCCTGGAGCCCGGGGACATCATCATTGTCCTGGATCAGAAGGAACATCCTGTTTTCCGGCGCAGCGGTGACGACCTGATTGTCAGGAGGGAGATCAGCCTGGCAGACGCCCTGTGTGGGTGCAGGCAGGTGATCCACACCCTGGACAACCGCACCCTGCTCGTGTCCTCCCCGCCAG GTGACGTGATCCGCCCCGGGGACCTGAAGTGCATCCCCAACGAGGGGATGCCCGTGTACAGGAGCCCCTTTCAGAAAGGAAAGCTCATCGTGCAGTTCGAG GTGAAGTTCCCCGAGCCGGGCTGGCTGCCCACGGATCGCCTGCGGCAGCTGCAGGGCTTCTTCCCGCCGCAGGAGGAGGTGATGGCCACGGAGGACACGGAGGAGGTGGAGCTCAGCGATTACACGGCTcgcggcgggccgggccggcggccCTACACGGGGGAAGCTTATCACGAGGATGATTTTGAGGACGGCATGCGGCAGCACGTGCAGTGCCAGACCTCCTAG